One stretch of Eretmochelys imbricata isolate rEreImb1 chromosome 1, rEreImb1.hap1, whole genome shotgun sequence DNA includes these proteins:
- the LOC144259229 gene encoding potassium voltage-gated channel subfamily A member 5-like, with translation MEIALVTLENGGATAIGGGGEDAGGGRARRRGDRLHVPNSAAAPAWLNGCRGAPEQEQEQPRAGSAGCRSRSASPGSAGRRVPAPRGASPPPAPAEPPRPSPGGGEEEAMVLPEEGGHRLGMGMAAAAEEEAEAEESQRALHHQRVLINISGLRFETQLGTLNQFPDTLLGDPDKRMRYFDPLRNEYFFDRNRPSFDGILYFYQSGGKLRRPVNVSIDVFADEIRFYQLGEEAMERFREDEGFIREQEKPLPRNEFQRQVWLIFEYPESSSSARGIAIVSVLVILISIVTFCLETLPEFRDERELQAPLPPPGAALNGTAGEAPPMQPPSSLTDPFFVIETTCVIWFTFELLVRFFACPSKPEFSRNIMNIIDIVAIIPYFITLGTELAQEQQEPGAPSTASNNNGGQQQAMSLAILRVIRLVRVFRIFKLSRHSKGLQILGQTLKASMRELGLLIFFLFIGVILFSSAVYFAEADDPDSHFSSIPDAFWWAVVTMTTVGYGDMRPVTVGGKIVGSLCAIAGVLTIALPVPVIVSNFNYFYHRGTDNEEQQSVLKEEPSSAQGSSAGGELKRSRSKNSLNKSVVHLENSEGINNGTGSLEKTNIKAKSNLDLRKSLYALCLDTNRETDLKTVTKLWILQFQSS, from the exons ATGGAGATCGCGCTGGTGACTTTGGAGAACGGAGGCGCCACGGCCATCGGGGGAGGAGGCGAGGATGCGGGGGGCGGCCGGGCGCGGCGGCGGGGGGACCGGCTCCACGTCCCCAACTCCGCCGCCGCCCCCGCTTGGCTGAACGGCTGCCGCGGCGCCccggagcaggagcaggagcagccccGGGCGGGCAGCGCCGGCTGCCGAAGCAGGAGCGCCAGCCCCGGCAGCGCCGGCCGGAGGGTGCCCGCGCCCCGGGGCGCCTCGCCGCCGCCTGCTCCCGCCGAGCCGCCGCGCCCCTCCCCGGGCGGGGGCGAGGAGGAGGCGATGGTGCTGCCGGAGGAAGGCGGGCACCGCTTGGGCATGGGCATGGCCGCGGCGGccgaggaggaggcggaggcggaggagAGCCAGCGCGCCCTGCACCACCAGCGGGTGCTGATCAACATCTCCGGGCTGCGCTTCGAGACGCAGCTGGGCACCCTCAACCAGTTCCCGGACACGCTGCTGGGCGACCCGGACAAGCGCATGCGGTACTTCGACCCGCTGCGCAACGAGTACTTCTTCGACCGGAACCGGCCCAGCTTCGACGGGATCCTCTACTTCTACCAGTCCGGGGGCAAGCTGCGCCGGCCGGTCAACGTCTCCATCGACGTCTTCGCCGACGAGATCCGCTTCTACCAGCTGGGCGAGGAGGCCATGGAGCGGTTCCGGGAGGACGAGGGCTTCATCCGGGAGCAGGAGAAGCCCCTGCCCCGCAACGAGTTCCAGCGCCAGGTCTGGCTCATCTTCGAGTACCCGGAGAGCTCCAGCTCCGCCCGGGGCATCGCCATCGTCTCGGTGCTGGTGATCCTCATCTCCATCGTCACCTTCTGCCTGGAGACCCTGCCCGAGTTCCGGGACGAGCGGGAGCTGcaggcccccctgcccccgcccgggGCAGCCCTGAACGGCACCGCCGGGGAGGCCCCCCCGATGCAGCCCCCCAGCAGCCTGACCGACCCCTTCTTCGTCATCGAGACCACCTGCGTGATCTGGTTCACCTTCGAGCTGCTGGTGCGCTTCTTCGCCTGCCCCAGCAAGCCCGAGTTCTCCAGGAACATCATGAACATCATCGACATCGTGGCCATCATCCCCTACTTCATCACCCTGGGCACCGAGCTGGCTCAGGAGCAGCAGGAGCCCGGGGCCCCCAGCACCGCCAGCAACAACAACGGGGGCCAGCAGCAAGCCATGTCCCTGGCCATCCTCAGGGTCATCCGCCTGGTCAGGGTCTTCAGGATCTTCAAGCTCTCCAGGCACTCCAAGGGGCTGCAGATCCTGGGGCAGACTTTGAAAGCCAGCATGCGGGAGCTGGGGCTCCTCATCTTCTTCCTTTTCATCGGGGTGATCCTCTTCTCCAGCGCCGTGTACTTTGCCGAGGCGGACGACCCAGACTCCCATTTCTCCAGCATCCCCGACGCTTTCTGGTGGGCCGTGGTGACCATGACCACGGTGGGCTATGGGGACATGAGGCCTGTCACCGTAGGCGGCAAGATCGTCGGCTCCTTGTGCGCCATCGCTGGCGTGCTGACCATAGCCCTGCCCGTACCTGTCATCGTGTCCAACTTCAACTACTTCTATCACCGAGGAACTGACAACGAAGAGCAGCAGTCTGTTCTCAAGGAGGAGCCCAGCAGCGCTCAGGGCAGCTCAGCTGGGGGGGAGCTGAAGAGAAGTCGCAGTAAAAACTCTCTGAACAAATCTGTTGTGCACTTGGAAAACAGTGAGGGGATCAACAACGGCACTGGATCCTTAGAGAAAACCAATATCAAAGCTAAAAGCAACCTAGATCTTAGAAAATCCCTCTATGCACTCTGTCTGGACACCAACAGGGAAACAGACCT CAAAACCGTCACAAAGCTCTGGATTTTACAGTTTCAATCTTCCTAA